The following coding sequences lie in one Brienomyrus brachyistius isolate T26 unplaced genomic scaffold, BBRACH_0.4 scaffold27, whole genome shotgun sequence genomic window:
- the LOC125720890 gene encoding germinal-center associated nuclear protein-like: MNPSGLFGRTQGGAFQSPRAPTSGLFSFGQQNAPFVQPPALGQGTGQTSLFSTSSAFGQTGSLFGQPGGTASGQAPTFGMPGSGSQTPSFVQSDTRFGPPPSFGQPAGVGQSSVFNQNSAFPQTSAFGQTGGFAQHTPGFGGSNAISASSVPPSSGSSQPLRFGQLSTGSSSVFSPGSVQGRGFSTSEFSFKPSDAAVFKPIYSASPEPAVSQAVSESFGSSPSSTTATSMDSSGPAPAASEFLSGALGFSFSQPIAVSSSILPTKDAHPSTTQEFSFSKPAAPSVGAGSGLGGGTSQAASVSRYSASSLHEPRPLFGAVSFGPLKPKTDAGVVSGEVRGGGR, from the coding sequence atgaatccgtctgggcttttcggcagaacacaaggcggagcgtttcagtctccgcgcgccccgacctcggggctcttttccttcggccagcagaacgcccctttcgtgcagccgcctgccctcggccagggcaccggccagacctcgctcttcagtacatcgtctgccttcggccagaccggatcccttttcgggcagcctggcgggacggcgtctggacaggccccgaccttcggcatgcccggttctgggagtcagaccccgtcgtttgtacagagcgacaccaggttcggcccgccgccctccttcgggcagccggccggggtcggtcagagctctgtctttaaccagaactcggcttttccccagacctctgccttcggacagaccggcggatttgctcagcacacacccggcttcggcggctctaacgctatctccgcctcctctgttcccccctcctcggggtctagtcaaccactgagattcggacagttgtccacagggtcttcttcggtattctcccctggaagcgttcagggccgcggatttagcacctcagagttcagcttcaagccgtcagacgcagctgtgttcaaacctatttatagcgccagtcctgaaccggctgtgtcccaggctgtgtccgagtcttttggttccagcccatccagcaccaccgctaccagtatggacagcagtgggcctgctcctgctgcctctgagttcctttctggagcattaggttttagcttctcacagcccatcgcagtgtccagcagcatcctccccaccaaagatgcacatcccagcaccacccaggagttcagcttctcgaaaccagcagcaccctccgttggtgctggcagtggcctgggtggggggacctcccaggccgcctctgtctccaggtactctgcctctagcctccatgagccccggccactgtttggtgctgtcagctttggtccgctaaaacccaagactgacgctggggttgtgtctggtgaggtccgtgggggggggcggtga